From one Streptomyces sp. NBC_01478 genomic stretch:
- a CDS encoding LacI family DNA-binding transcriptional regulator gives MVRTGSASVTAGPTLAVVAREAGVSVPTASKVVNGREDVAPETRRRVTEALERLGYVRRPRFDASKAPGMIDLVVHSLESSWSGAVLHGVEEAAYEAGLEVVVSAGLTRTRADRPERGWLDRLVGRGSSGVLFNLAELTPSQYSWLDQHRIPFVMIDPVHEPPPGVVSVGAANWQGGVTATEHLLSLGHERIAVIAGHRHKMCSSARVAGYRSALASAGVPGRPEYIRHGGFDQAVARTRMRELLDLPEPPTAVFVCSDRMALGVYEALAERELSIPGDISVVGFDDLPEARWVTPALTTIRQPLSEMAATALRLLLRLMAGDRPEGTRTELSTRLVERASTGAPGGRYADRRS, from the coding sequence ATGGTCCGTACGGGGAGCGCGAGCGTCACGGCGGGGCCGACGCTGGCGGTCGTGGCCCGGGAGGCGGGGGTGTCCGTGCCGACGGCGTCCAAGGTGGTCAACGGCCGGGAGGACGTGGCGCCGGAGACACGGCGGCGGGTGACGGAGGCGCTGGAGCGGCTCGGGTATGTGCGCAGGCCCAGGTTCGACGCGAGCAAGGCGCCGGGGATGATCGACCTGGTGGTGCACTCCTTGGAGAGTTCCTGGTCGGGGGCGGTGCTGCACGGAGTGGAGGAGGCGGCGTACGAGGCCGGTCTCGAGGTGGTGGTCTCGGCCGGGCTGACCCGGACGCGGGCCGACCGGCCCGAACGGGGCTGGCTGGACAGGCTGGTCGGCCGCGGTTCCTCCGGAGTGCTGTTCAATCTGGCGGAGTTGACGCCGTCCCAGTACTCCTGGCTCGACCAGCACCGCATCCCGTTCGTGATGATCGATCCGGTGCACGAGCCGCCGCCGGGCGTGGTGTCGGTCGGCGCGGCCAACTGGCAGGGCGGGGTGACGGCGACCGAGCATCTGCTGTCCCTGGGCCACGAACGCATCGCGGTGATCGCCGGCCACCGCCACAAGATGTGCAGCAGCGCGCGGGTCGCCGGCTACCGCTCCGCGCTCGCCTCCGCCGGGGTGCCCGGCCGCCCCGAGTACATCCGCCACGGCGGCTTCGACCAGGCCGTGGCCCGCACCCGGATGCGCGAACTCCTCGACCTGCCCGAACCGCCCACGGCGGTCTTCGTCTGCTCCGACCGCATGGCGCTCGGCGTCTACGAGGCGCTGGCGGAACGGGAGTTGAGCATCCCGGGCGACATCAGCGTGGTCGGTTTCGACGATCTTCCCGAGGCCCGCTGGGTGACTCCGGCGCTGACCACGATCCGCCAGCCGCTGTCGGAGATGGCGGCCACGGCACTGCGGTTGCTGCTCCGGCTGATGGCCGGTGACCGTCCGGAGGGGACGCGGACGGAGCTGTCGACGCGGTTGGTGGAGCGGGCGAGTACGGGGGCGCCGGGCGGCCGGTACGCCGACCGTAGATCGTGA
- a CDS encoding family 43 glycosylhydrolase: MTLLHNPVVRGFAPDPSMVGVGDWYYVANSSFEWFPTIPVHRSRDLAHWEYAGHVRGAVPGDSLAGVPDSGGIWAPSLSWDGERFWLTYSIVRSVGTPYFDADTYITTATDIGGKWTAPRRVASHGFDPALFHDEGRLWLLNLQNDCRPGGRRFAGIVATELDRDTLAPTGATHLLLQHERLVEGPKLVRRGGWYYLLLAEGGTGYEHGVLVARSRTVTGPYELDDRPLLTSRDDPSVPLQKAGHGELVELPGGDWVLSHLTARPVPTPDGPRCTLGRETAIQAVTWDADGWPRLRDGGWHPAEEVAVATRSVAPVDQAPCPEGPLGWPWSSPRAYPDPSWADPTARPGWIRLRGRHGPESRWAHSLLAQRITEHRAEAEVTVEARPLTFTQAAGLVLWYGAEAYLSLHLTWAEPEGEGQHGQQWRDGGGRTVLSLVERDEDGTRRVAVVEVEFGDPVTLGATVEGADARFWYLREGVRTPVGPVLDFSRLSDDYGSRLRFTGAMAGIHAWDPVDGAFTADFARFRLDCVPG, from the coding sequence GTGACCTTGCTGCACAACCCTGTTGTCCGAGGCTTCGCCCCCGACCCCTCGATGGTCGGGGTCGGCGACTGGTACTACGTGGCGAACAGTTCCTTCGAGTGGTTCCCGACGATCCCGGTCCACCGCTCACGGGACCTCGCGCACTGGGAGTACGCGGGCCACGTCCGAGGCGCGGTCCCCGGCGACTCCCTGGCGGGCGTCCCGGACTCGGGCGGCATCTGGGCGCCCTCGCTGAGCTGGGACGGCGAGCGGTTCTGGCTGACGTACTCGATCGTCCGCTCGGTCGGCACGCCGTACTTCGACGCCGACACCTACATCACCACGGCCACGGACATCGGCGGGAAGTGGACCGCTCCGCGCCGGGTCGCGAGTCACGGTTTCGACCCGGCACTGTTCCACGACGAGGGCCGGCTGTGGCTGCTCAACCTCCAGAACGACTGTCGCCCCGGCGGCCGGCGCTTCGCGGGCATCGTCGCGACCGAGCTGGACCGCGACACGCTCGCCCCGACCGGTGCGACCCATCTGCTGCTCCAGCACGAACGGCTCGTGGAGGGGCCGAAGTTGGTGCGGCGGGGCGGCTGGTACTACCTGCTGCTCGCGGAGGGCGGCACGGGGTACGAACACGGGGTGCTGGTGGCGCGCAGCCGTACGGTCACCGGTCCGTACGAGCTCGACGACCGCCCCCTCCTGACCTCTAGGGACGATCCGTCGGTGCCGCTGCAGAAGGCGGGCCACGGTGAGCTGGTCGAACTGCCGGGCGGGGACTGGGTGTTGAGCCATCTGACGGCGCGACCGGTCCCGACTCCCGACGGGCCGCGCTGCACCCTGGGCCGCGAGACCGCGATCCAGGCGGTGACCTGGGACGCGGACGGCTGGCCGAGACTGCGGGACGGGGGGTGGCACCCCGCGGAGGAGGTCGCCGTGGCGACGCGATCCGTAGCCCCGGTGGACCAAGCTCCTTGTCCAGAAGGCCCGTTGGGATGGCCGTGGAGCAGTCCGCGCGCGTACCCGGACCCTTCCTGGGCCGACCCAACCGCCCGTCCCGGCTGGATCCGGCTGCGGGGGCGGCACGGACCGGAGTCCCGGTGGGCGCACAGCCTGCTCGCCCAGCGGATCACGGAGCATCGCGCGGAAGCCGAAGTCACCGTAGAAGCACGGCCGTTGACGTTCACGCAGGCGGCGGGGCTGGTGCTCTGGTACGGCGCCGAGGCGTATCTGAGCCTGCATCTGACCTGGGCGGAGCCCGAGGGTGAGGGGCAGCATGGGCAGCAGTGGCGGGACGGCGGTGGACGTACGGTGCTGAGCCTGGTGGAGCGGGACGAGGACGGTACCCGTCGAGTGGCCGTCGTCGAGGTCGAGTTCGGCGACCCGGTGACGCTGGGGGCGACGGTCGAGGGGGCGGATGCCCGGTTCTGGTATCTGCGGGAGGGGGTGCGGACACCGGTCGGACCGGTGCTGGACTTCAGTCGGCTGTCCGACGACTACGGGTCGCGGCTGCGGTTCACCGGTGCGATGGCGGGCATCCATGCCTGGGATCCGGTCGACGGCGCGTTCACCGCCGACTTCGCCCGTTTCCGCCTCGACTGCGTGCCCGGCTGA
- a CDS encoding carbohydrate ABC transporter permease has translation MTLTEDRRTAHQVRRLNKPDPTARSRGGQRFLLVGLVLASAYSLFPVWWLIVAATKNRTGLYQSNGLWFSGMHLWENLRQVFTYENGIFLRWTANSFLYAGVGSLGGTLIALATGYGLARFEFPGRSAVFACVVGSFLIPIALLTLPLYLMFSKIGLVDTPWAMLIPCLINPFSVYLAKVYTEATVPFELLEAARLDGAGELRIFFSIVLRMMTTGGATVFLLAFVNTWNAFFLPLTVLRGEENWTLNIGLYNWSGKRLESGVDLTSLVLTGALLSIVPMAVMMVAMRRYWRTGVTLGALK, from the coding sequence ATGACCCTCACCGAGGACCGCCGGACAGCTCATCAGGTCCGACGGCTCAACAAGCCCGATCCGACGGCCCGTTCACGCGGCGGCCAGCGTTTCCTGCTCGTCGGTCTGGTCCTGGCCAGCGCCTACAGCCTGTTCCCGGTGTGGTGGCTGATCGTCGCCGCGACCAAGAACCGCACGGGCCTGTACCAGAGCAACGGCCTGTGGTTCTCCGGCATGCACCTGTGGGAGAACCTGCGTCAGGTCTTCACCTACGAGAACGGCATCTTCCTGCGCTGGACCGCCAACTCGTTCCTGTACGCGGGTGTCGGCTCCCTCGGCGGCACGCTCATCGCCCTCGCCACGGGCTACGGCCTGGCGCGCTTCGAATTCCCGGGCCGCAGCGCGGTGTTCGCGTGTGTGGTGGGTTCGTTCCTGATCCCGATCGCGCTGCTCACGCTCCCGCTGTACCTGATGTTCTCGAAGATCGGCCTGGTCGACACCCCCTGGGCGATGCTGATCCCCTGCCTGATCAACCCGTTCAGCGTCTACCTCGCCAAGGTGTACACGGAGGCCACGGTCCCCTTCGAACTCCTGGAGGCGGCCCGGCTGGACGGCGCGGGCGAGCTCCGCATCTTCTTCAGCATCGTGCTGCGGATGATGACGACGGGCGGCGCCACGGTGTTCCTGCTCGCGTTCGTGAACACATGGAACGCCTTCTTCCTCCCGCTGACCGTGCTGCGTGGCGAGGAGAACTGGACCCTCAACATCGGCCTCTACAACTGGTCCGGCAAACGCCTGGAGTCGGGCGTCGACCTCACCAGCCTGGTCCTGACCGGCGCGCTGCTGTCCATCGTCCCGATGGCCGTGATGATGGTGGCGATGCGGCGCTACTGGCGTACCGGGGTCACCCTGGGAGCCCTCAAGTGA
- a CDS encoding carbohydrate ABC transporter permease: MIRSQRWKGAAFTVPFQLGFVFLYLIPIGYAVYESLFVEHQSGLGLGGSTEKFSGLDNYQQGLTDSAFMNSVLRVVLFACVQIPVMLLVSLLLALFLDALSSKVAGRFRILLLVPYMIPGVVAAIVWINLYSPDVGPLTPLGKVFGLSWNFFAPSMVWPSIGNLLTWHGIGYNMVIIYAALQGVPRDLFEAARLDGASEFQVARSIKIPYVRGALVLTGMLSIIQMLQIFNEPALFRNVTPQTVNDSFTPIMIIYNQAFNAGNYHYAAALSVLLALILGLASFLFYRLTAKEADA, encoded by the coding sequence ATGATTCGCTCCCAGCGCTGGAAGGGTGCCGCGTTCACGGTGCCCTTCCAGCTCGGTTTCGTGTTCCTCTACCTGATCCCGATCGGGTACGCCGTCTACGAGTCGCTGTTCGTGGAGCACCAGTCGGGGCTCGGCCTCGGCGGCTCCACGGAGAAGTTCTCCGGCCTCGACAACTACCAACAGGGCCTGACCGACTCGGCGTTCATGAACTCGGTGCTGCGCGTGGTGCTGTTCGCCTGCGTGCAGATCCCGGTGATGCTGCTCGTCAGCCTGCTGCTGGCGCTGTTCCTGGACGCGCTGTCCTCGAAGGTCGCCGGACGTTTTCGCATCCTGCTGCTTGTGCCGTACATGATCCCCGGAGTGGTCGCGGCGATCGTGTGGATCAACCTGTACAGCCCGGACGTCGGCCCGTTGACACCGTTGGGCAAGGTGTTCGGACTGTCCTGGAACTTCTTCGCGCCCTCGATGGTGTGGCCGTCCATCGGCAACCTGCTGACCTGGCACGGCATCGGCTACAACATGGTGATCATCTACGCCGCGCTCCAGGGTGTGCCCCGCGACCTCTTCGAGGCCGCCCGGTTGGACGGCGCCTCCGAGTTCCAGGTCGCCCGCAGCATCAAAATCCCCTACGTGCGCGGGGCGTTGGTGCTGACCGGGATGCTCTCGATCATCCAGATGCTGCAGATCTTCAACGAGCCGGCGCTGTTCCGGAACGTCACCCCGCAGACGGTGAACGACAGTTTCACGCCCATCATGATCATCTACAACCAGGCGTTCAACGCGGGCAACTACCACTACGCGGCGGCCCTTTCGGTGCTGCTGGCCCTCATCCTCGGCCTCGCCTCCTTCCTCTTCTACCGGCTCACCGCGAAGGAGGCCGACGCATGA
- a CDS encoding ABC transporter substrate-binding protein, with product MNFTSPRRRFARAVVAGLALTGLLSACGGSGSGDKTSSGPVTLPFWGWANGQDAVVKAFNAAHQDIKLKYTKVTDQLTMQKQLTNAVKAGNAPCLVQNTAEYVTTWVSQGALADISKYVSADQDKFNAGAWASAQVQGKSYGVPTSSAPAFTIYRTDIFQKYGLKAPTTWDEFIAAGKVLKKHGIKITNYAGEDPSTLEVLAMQAGAHWYAIDGNSWKVDFQDAGSLKAAQVIQDIIDNDLDSKLSFADYAAVQRNYDNGGTATRQISTWQMAGMVQNFTKSDGKWALSPWPTFAGEAAKTPAGTNQSGGVTLVTKQCAHQQQAAEAALWMSTDTGAVKTMASPTTGNGVMPALADSNAYVDEAISDKLLGTNYEPAKKVVTDSLGTVTSDWVFGPDWTAMFTELQTGWAKVISKDEKVTDLLAHMQEWTVKDLKSRGISVKG from the coding sequence ATGAACTTCACCAGCCCCCGGAGAAGGTTCGCTCGCGCGGTTGTCGCGGGCCTCGCCCTGACAGGTCTGCTCTCCGCCTGCGGCGGATCCGGCTCGGGAGACAAGACGTCCTCCGGTCCGGTCACCCTCCCCTTCTGGGGCTGGGCCAACGGGCAGGACGCGGTCGTGAAGGCGTTCAACGCCGCTCACCAGGACATCAAGCTCAAGTACACCAAGGTCACCGACCAGTTGACGATGCAGAAGCAGCTCACCAACGCGGTCAAGGCCGGCAACGCGCCCTGCCTGGTGCAGAACACGGCGGAGTACGTGACCACCTGGGTCTCGCAGGGCGCGCTCGCCGACATCTCGAAGTACGTCTCGGCCGACCAGGACAAGTTCAACGCGGGCGCGTGGGCCAGTGCGCAGGTGCAGGGCAAGTCCTATGGCGTGCCGACCAGTTCGGCCCCCGCGTTCACCATCTACCGCACGGACATATTCCAGAAGTACGGCCTCAAGGCACCCACGACCTGGGACGAGTTCATCGCCGCGGGCAAGGTGCTCAAGAAGCACGGCATCAAGATCACCAACTACGCCGGCGAGGACCCGAGCACCCTGGAGGTCCTCGCCATGCAGGCCGGGGCGCACTGGTACGCCATCGACGGCAACTCCTGGAAGGTGGACTTCCAGGACGCGGGCAGCCTCAAGGCCGCCCAGGTGATCCAGGACATCATCGACAACGACCTCGACTCGAAGCTCTCCTTCGCCGACTACGCGGCCGTACAGCGCAACTACGACAACGGCGGCACCGCGACCCGGCAGATCTCCACCTGGCAGATGGCAGGCATGGTGCAGAACTTCACCAAGTCCGACGGCAAGTGGGCGCTGTCGCCCTGGCCGACCTTCGCGGGCGAGGCAGCCAAGACGCCCGCCGGGACCAACCAGAGCGGTGGCGTCACCCTGGTGACCAAGCAGTGCGCGCACCAACAGCAGGCCGCCGAGGCCGCGTTGTGGATGTCGACCGACACCGGCGCGGTGAAGACGATGGCGAGCCCGACCACCGGCAACGGTGTGATGCCGGCGCTGGCCGACAGCAACGCGTACGTCGACGAGGCGATCTCGGACAAACTGCTCGGCACCAACTACGAGCCCGCGAAGAAGGTCGTCACCGACAGCCTGGGCACCGTCACCTCGGACTGGGTGTTCGGCCCGGACTGGACCGCGATGTTCACCGAACTCCAGACGGGCTGGGCGAAGGTGATCAGCAAGGACGAGAAGGTCACCGATCTGCTGGCCCACATGCAGGAGTGGACGGTCAAGGACCTGAAGTCCCGCGGTATCAGCGTCAAGGGCTGA
- a CDS encoding LacI family DNA-binding transcriptional regulator, with the protein MSQRKASGDVGRATIRDVAERAGVSVASVSRVLSGNYPVSEELRRRVMKVVGDLDYVTNAHARSLAGGGTPTVAILINNITGAAFAHVAKGVEGAATLRGWLSLVGTTGDDPERELALVNLMRQQGVAAVVLLGGAYDVDEYQVRMGSFARSLDAAGSHLVLVGRPPLEGDVPATTVDYDNEGGAYAMASHLLSAGHRRVLVLPGHAELTTAQGRLRGAQRAFEAYGVPFDPGMVRHGPYDYEHGYEAVEDTLKDGVDFTAVLAGTDVVAAGAMQALRAAGLRVPEDVSIVGYDDIPLASQLTPQLTTVHVPYEEMGRVALRAVADRREGGGTGRRRGGDGDHLVLGTHVVVRNSVRPPAPRG; encoded by the coding sequence GTGAGTCAGCGCAAGGCGTCGGGCGACGTCGGCCGGGCGACGATCCGGGACGTGGCGGAGCGCGCCGGGGTCTCCGTGGCGAGCGTCTCGCGCGTGCTGTCCGGCAACTACCCGGTGTCGGAGGAGCTGCGCCGCCGGGTGATGAAGGTGGTCGGCGACCTGGACTACGTCACCAACGCGCACGCCCGTTCCCTGGCCGGCGGCGGCACGCCCACGGTGGCGATCCTCATCAACAACATCACCGGCGCGGCATTCGCCCACGTGGCCAAGGGCGTTGAGGGCGCGGCCACCCTGCGCGGCTGGCTCTCCCTGGTCGGCACGACCGGCGACGACCCGGAGCGTGAGCTGGCACTGGTCAACCTCATGCGTCAACAGGGCGTCGCCGCCGTGGTGTTGCTGGGCGGCGCGTACGACGTCGACGAGTACCAGGTGCGGATGGGCAGTTTCGCCCGCTCCCTCGACGCGGCCGGCTCGCACCTCGTGCTCGTCGGCCGCCCGCCGCTGGAGGGTGACGTCCCGGCGACGACGGTCGACTACGACAACGAGGGCGGCGCCTACGCCATGGCCAGCCACCTCCTCTCGGCCGGCCACCGCCGGGTCCTGGTCCTGCCCGGGCACGCCGAACTCACCACGGCCCAGGGCCGGTTGAGGGGGGCCCAACGGGCCTTCGAGGCGTACGGCGTGCCGTTCGACCCGGGGATGGTGCGGCACGGTCCGTACGACTACGAGCACGGGTACGAGGCGGTGGAGGACACCCTGAAGGACGGGGTGGACTTCACCGCGGTCCTCGCGGGGACCGACGTGGTCGCCGCGGGCGCCATGCAGGCGCTGCGCGCGGCGGGCCTCAGGGTGCCCGAGGACGTGTCCATCGTCGGCTACGACGACATCCCGCTGGCCTCCCAGCTCACCCCCCAACTCACCACCGTGCACGTCCCGTACGAGGAGATGGGCCGGGTCGCGCTGCGCGCGGTGGCGGACCGGCGCGAGGGCGGCGGCACGGGCCGGCGCAGGGGCGGCGACGGCGACCATCTGGTGCTGGGCACGCATGTCGTCGTACGGAACTCGGTGCGTCCGCCCGCGCCGCGGGGCTAG
- a CDS encoding hydroxyacid dehydrogenase: protein MPSAQPPRAVFAMDPVHLPLLFPPPLMARLRQTAEIDPGLVVQDFAAPEAAGALAGAEVLITGWGCPHLDADALAAAPRVRAVLHAAGSIRSLVGEALWERGVTVSSAVTGNALPVAEYTLAMILLAGKDAFAQRERFRHAHAYPTPAETAAIGNLGRRIGVIGASRVGRRLLELLRPYDFEVLLHDPYVSVTEAAVLGAELLPLDHLLSGSDIVSLHAPDIPETQRMLDRGRLALIRDGGVLINTSRGALIDHEALTDELLSGRLTAILDVTEPEPLPPTSPLYKLPNVFLTPHIAGSLGNELARLGGIVVDELERLAAGLPPVHEVRHADLARVA from the coding sequence ATGCCCAGCGCCCAGCCGCCGAGGGCCGTGTTCGCCATGGATCCGGTGCACCTGCCCCTGCTCTTCCCCCCACCCCTGATGGCCCGGCTCCGGCAGACGGCCGAGATCGACCCGGGGCTCGTCGTCCAGGACTTCGCCGCACCCGAGGCCGCCGGAGCCCTTGCCGGGGCCGAGGTGCTGATCACCGGGTGGGGCTGCCCGCACCTCGACGCCGACGCGCTGGCTGCGGCACCCCGGGTGCGCGCCGTGCTGCACGCGGCGGGCTCGATCCGCTCGCTGGTCGGCGAGGCGCTGTGGGAGCGCGGGGTGACCGTCTCCAGCGCGGTCACCGGGAACGCGCTGCCGGTCGCGGAGTACACCCTCGCGATGATCCTGCTCGCCGGGAAGGACGCCTTCGCCCAGCGGGAGCGCTTCCGGCACGCGCACGCGTACCCGACGCCCGCCGAGACCGCGGCGATCGGCAACCTCGGCCGCCGGATCGGCGTGATCGGCGCCTCCCGCGTGGGCCGCCGACTGCTGGAACTGCTGCGGCCCTACGACTTCGAGGTGCTGCTGCACGACCCGTACGTCAGTGTCACCGAGGCCGCCGTGCTCGGTGCCGAACTCCTGCCGCTGGACCACCTGTTGAGCGGCAGCGACATCGTCAGCCTGCACGCCCCGGACATCCCCGAGACACAGCGCATGCTGGACCGCGGACGGCTCGCCCTCATCCGCGACGGCGGCGTCCTGATCAACACCTCGCGGGGCGCCCTGATCGACCACGAGGCCCTCACCGACGAGCTGCTCTCCGGCCGGCTGACCGCGATCCTCGACGTCACCGAACCCGAGCCGCTGCCCCCCACGTCCCCGCTGTACAAGCTGCCCAACGTCTTCCTCACCCCGCACATCGCGGGCTCCCTCGGCAACGAACTGGCGCGGCTCGGCGGCATCGTCGTCGACGAGCTGGAACGCCTGGCCGCGGGCCTGCCGCCGGTCCACGAGGTACGGCACGCGGACCTGGCCCGTGTCGCCTGA
- a CDS encoding carboxylesterase/lipase family protein — MTAERTNPVVGTPYGAVRGRYENGIAVFRGIPYAAPPFGPHRFRPPVPPEPWTGVRDALAFGPTPPKSPYSEAFAKLLSDPVVPGDDCLNLNVWTPEPGPGARLPVMVWLHGGALTRGSSAVPVYDGQAFARDGVVFVSVNYRLGVEGYGLFPDAPANPGLRDQLAALRWVHESVAAFGGDPDRITLFGQSAGAISTGALLAAPQAQGLVRRAVLQSGPPEAFDRDKVRRMVRRMATRLKIPATAEAFAAVDRELLLRTQADVGRLSSPVLGGPTFGIVIDGDLVPRDPLEALVDGEAGRGVDLMLGWTRDEYRLWLVPGGLHERVDRLGAVALAGAMARCHCGVEVARGYRALHPGAGTAETVGQLVTDHLLRYPLHRLAEARPGTSHVYEFAWPSNLPDLGSCHALELGFVFDTGDIPESAKLAGQGAPQELADAMHGAWVRFAVDGDPGWQTWDDTHPVRIFGEGAPYVAHGPRDPEFALWAADAEAKEAAAVPVERPPARSATELRSVVRRLRRTGDVRRSS; from the coding sequence ATGACGGCAGAGCGGACGAACCCCGTGGTCGGCACCCCCTACGGGGCGGTGCGCGGCCGGTACGAGAACGGCATCGCGGTCTTCCGGGGCATCCCCTACGCGGCGCCCCCCTTCGGCCCCCACCGGTTCCGCCCGCCCGTCCCGCCCGAGCCCTGGACCGGAGTGCGCGACGCGCTCGCCTTCGGCCCGACCCCGCCGAAATCGCCGTACTCCGAGGCCTTCGCCAAACTGCTCTCCGACCCCGTCGTGCCCGGCGACGACTGCCTCAACCTCAACGTGTGGACCCCGGAGCCCGGCCCCGGCGCCCGGCTGCCGGTCATGGTGTGGCTGCACGGCGGCGCGCTCACCCGGGGCTCGTCGGCCGTCCCGGTCTACGACGGACAGGCCTTCGCCCGCGACGGAGTCGTGTTCGTCTCGGTCAACTACCGCCTGGGCGTGGAGGGTTACGGCCTCTTCCCGGACGCCCCCGCCAACCCCGGCCTGCGCGACCAGCTCGCCGCGCTGCGCTGGGTGCACGAGTCCGTCGCGGCGTTCGGCGGCGACCCCGACCGGATCACCCTCTTCGGCCAGTCCGCCGGCGCGATCAGCACCGGCGCCCTGCTCGCCGCCCCGCAGGCCCAGGGACTGGTCCGGCGGGCCGTCCTGCAGAGCGGGCCGCCGGAGGCCTTCGACCGCGACAAGGTGCGGCGGATGGTGCGCCGGATGGCGACCCGGCTGAAGATCCCCGCCACCGCCGAGGCCTTCGCCGCCGTCGACCGTGAGCTGCTCCTGCGCACCCAGGCCGACGTGGGCAGACTCAGCAGCCCGGTGCTCGGCGGACCCACGTTCGGGATCGTCATCGACGGCGACCTCGTGCCCCGCGACCCGCTGGAGGCCCTCGTCGACGGCGAGGCGGGCCGGGGCGTCGACCTGATGCTGGGCTGGACCCGCGACGAGTACCGGCTGTGGCTGGTCCCCGGCGGCCTGCACGAGCGCGTCGACCGGCTCGGCGCGGTCGCCCTGGCCGGCGCGATGGCCCGCTGCCACTGCGGTGTCGAGGTCGCGCGCGGCTACCGCGCCCTGCACCCCGGCGCCGGCACCGCCGAGACCGTCGGCCAGCTCGTCACCGACCACCTGCTCCGCTACCCGCTGCACCGTCTCGCCGAGGCCCGCCCCGGCACCTCCCACGTGTACGAGTTCGCCTGGCCCTCCAACCTCCCCGACCTCGGCTCCTGCCACGCCCTGGAACTCGGCTTCGTCTTCGACACCGGCGACATCCCCGAGTCCGCGAAACTCGCGGGCCAGGGCGCGCCCCAGGAACTCGCCGACGCCATGCACGGCGCCTGGGTGCGGTTCGCCGTGGACGGCGACCCCGGCTGGCAGACCTGGGACGACACCCATCCGGTACGGATCTTCGGCGAAGGCGCCCCCTACGTGGCGCACGGCCCGCGCGACCCCGAGTTCGCCCTGTGGGCGGCCGACGCCGAGGCCAAGGAAGCGGCAGCGGTCCCGGTCGAGCGCCCACCCGCGCGGAGCGCCACCGAACTGCGGTCCGTCGTACGCCGGCTGCGGCGGACCGGGGATGTGCGGCGGTCTTCGTGA
- a CDS encoding LacI family DNA-binding transcriptional regulator: MTRKSQDANGSTIRDVAARAGVSASTVSRVLGGDYPVSTATRTRVLRAVRELDYVADARAKAVAGVGTPTLAFVLEDITGPSFALMAHGVEREATRLGHLCLVCSTEGDVQRELDFIETMRAQRTAAVILVGGTADTPEYRERTRRIADSLAAAGSRLVLCGRPPLGPGAPVTVIEYDNEGGAYALVAHVLAQGHQRVLFLGGKPDHATAQGRERGYLAAHRARGLEPDPELLLHGDFTRDSGHRLMRQALSRKLEFTAVVAATDMVAAGALTALHEAGLDVPGDVSLAGYDDIPFARDLHPALTTVHVPYEELGRLAVRTALGRTPESPDEHLLLGTHVVVRNSIAAVTV; encoded by the coding sequence ATGACCAGGAAGAGCCAGGACGCGAACGGGAGCACCATCCGGGACGTGGCGGCCCGCGCCGGGGTGTCCGCGTCCACGGTGTCGCGGGTGCTCGGCGGCGACTACCCGGTGAGCACGGCGACCCGCACGCGCGTGCTGCGGGCCGTACGCGAACTGGACTACGTCGCCGACGCCCGCGCCAAGGCCGTGGCGGGCGTCGGGACACCGACCCTCGCCTTCGTCCTGGAGGACATCACGGGACCGTCGTTCGCGCTGATGGCGCACGGCGTGGAGCGTGAGGCGACCCGGCTCGGCCATCTCTGCCTGGTGTGCAGCACGGAGGGCGACGTCCAGCGCGAACTGGACTTCATCGAGACCATGCGCGCCCAGCGCACCGCCGCCGTGATCCTCGTCGGCGGCACCGCGGACACCCCCGAGTACCGCGAGCGCACCCGCCGTATCGCCGACTCGCTCGCGGCGGCCGGCTCCCGGCTCGTGCTCTGCGGGCGCCCGCCGCTCGGCCCGGGCGCACCGGTCACGGTCATCGAGTACGACAACGAGGGCGGCGCCTACGCCCTCGTCGCGCACGTCCTGGCCCAGGGCCACCAGCGTGTCCTGTTCCTCGGCGGCAAGCCGGACCACGCGACCGCGCAGGGCCGTGAACGCGGTTACCTCGCCGCGCACCGCGCCCGCGGCCTCGAACCCGACCCGGAACTCCTGCTCCACGGCGACTTCACCCGCGACTCGGGCCACCGCCTGATGCGCCAGGCGCTCAGCCGGAAACTGGAGTTCACGGCCGTGGTCGCCGCCACCGACATGGTCGCGGCGGGCGCGCTCACCGCGCTGCACGAGGCGGGCCTGGACGTCCCCGGCGATGTCTCCCTGGCCGGCTACGACGACATCCCGTTCGCCCGCGACCTGCACCCGGCGCTGACCACGGTCCATGTCCCCTACGAGGAGCTGGGCCGCCTCGCCGTACGCACCGCGCTGGGCCGCACGCCGGAGTCCCCGGACGAGCACCTGCTGCTGGGCACCCACGTGGTCGTGCGGAACTCGATCGCGGCCGTCACCGTGTGA